Sequence from the Muntiacus reevesi chromosome 9, mMunRee1.1, whole genome shotgun sequence genome:
TAGACTTCATTGTGGCACAAGTGCAAGGAGGATACTTGCGCTTGTACGGCTTCAGTGTTCTGACCTTTATAGTGCGATCTCCTCTCTCTGCTTTGCACTCTGACCCCCTTTTCCTTAGTCCCCTTATATTCATCTGCAGCCTGTAGCTGGTATGAGTGACATAGAAGTgattatgtaaagtttccttccCTGATACTTCACTTAGATAGACTCGTAGTATGTTATACTTTCCTTCGTATTTCATTGCCAGTAGATGTGTGTAGGTGTTTATGTAATGGGCTTTTCACATCCATGCAGTTTCCCTAGCATCAAATATAGTGCCTGGTCTGTTGtaagtgcttagtaaatatttatggagtgaATGAAAGGAACTAGATCAATTGGAAAAGCCTTCcagttttagaattttattatCCAACTTCTGAAAGGTCCCAACACTAAGTTGGCAATGTTGGCGACATAAACTGAAGACAGAGGGGTCAGAGCAGAGGATACAAAGGAAAGATGAGATattattctcttcttttccagAGTGCCTCATGAGACTTCCATCCAACTATGAAAGGTCTGCATTCATGTAGAGGAAACTAAGTAGCACTGTTCCACACACCGCTTGGTCTCCTGCTCACACCTTTCCACCAGTACTTCCACATAGATTCAGGGCTCAGCAGAACCAGCGTCTTTCCTCATACAGCTAATACTACGAGATAGAGGATGTCTTTTTTTTGTTCAAGATCTTACTTTTACTTTCAAGTGATGGGATGGCTTTGGATCTTTTCTATAAATCCCCCTCTTTTATAACTCACCCCTTCTATCATGTACCCTAAACACAAATACCTTGCCATATCTTTTCAAATCTCATCCATCACCTTCATTTCTATCCTCATTCCTCCTGAGCAAACATCTTATCATTACCTGAAAATAGGCAAACATCTTTTGTACTGTTCCTGAATATGTACCTCCAAAATCTATACTATCCCAGTGATTTGGTCATGCACAGAATTCCTCTTCCCTTCCATAAAGTAGCAGTATGCTCATCAAGGATGTGAGGATAGTTCAAGAACACAAGAGACCAAGTGGTCCAAGAGCCAAGAGGTTCCCTGTTGAGAAAACTGTGCAGAACAATGAGACTGGAAAATGAAGCCAGATGTCATGTCTAGGGgagcagaaaaaaacagaattggAATCCCGAGGGAATTTAAAGCAGAAAAGCAACTGAATTAAAAGCCAATGTGCAGAGTATTTTTTTGTTGGGAAGACAGCTATGATTTTATCTATTTACAAAGATATTTGCTTGGGTTCATTCTCTTGGCTATCTTCTTTAAAGATGACAGGCTATGACCAATATGCTTATTTCTAATTTATAGGatactttataataatttaatgaaAAGATGCATAAACTCAGAAGACAGAAGGCAAACCTAGCTACCAAGAGGAAAAGATATCATCTCATGGAATTCTTATTGGTAATTCCATAGTGATGTGAGACAACACAAAACTAGAGTAATCTCCCTTAGAAAGGCTTTCATCAAGACTGTCTGGTTCTATATAACTAAAGAAACAACACAGAATGGAGCACTGGAACTCCACCCTGGGAAGCGGCTTCATATTGATGGGGATTCTGAATGACAGTGGGTCTCCTGAGCTGCTCTGTGCTACAATGACGGTCCTATACACACTGGCCCTCACAAGCAATGGCCTTCTGCTCCTGGCCATCACAATGGATGCCCGGCTCCACGTGCCCATGTACCTCCTGCTCGGGCAGCTCTCTCTCATGGACCTCCTCTTCACGTCTGTTGTCACTCCCAAGGCCTTCATGGATTTTCTGCTCCGTGAAAACACCATCTCCTTTGAGGGCTGTGCCCTTCAGATGTTCCTGGCACTGACCCTCGGTGGTGCAGAGGACCTCCTACTGGCCTTCATGGCCTATGACAGGTATGTGGCCATTTGTCATCCTCTGAACTACATGGTCCTCATGAGGCCGAGGGTCTGCTGGCTCATGGTGGCCACATCCTGGGTCCTGGCTTCCCTGAGTGCTCTAGGACATACCTTGCACACCATGCACTTCTCCTTCTGCATGTCCCAGATCAGCCACCTGCTTTGTGAGATCCCACCTCTGTTGAAGTTGGCCTGTGCAGATACTTCCAGATATGAACTCATTGTATATGTGACAGGTGTGACTTTCCTCTTGCTCCCCCTTTCTGCCATTGTTTCCTCCTACACACTAATCCTACTTACTGTGCTCCACATGCCCTCAAATGAAGGGAGGCAGAAAGCCCTGGTCACCTGCTCTTCCCACTTGACTGTGGTCGGGATGTTCTATGGAGCTGCCACATTCATGTATGTTCTGCCCAGTTCCCTCCACAGCGCCAAGCAGGACAACATCATCTCTGTCTTCTACACGATTGTCACCCCAGCCCTGAACCCCCTCATCTACAGCCTGAGAAATAAAGAGGTTGTGGGAGCTTTGAGGAGGGTCCTGGGAAAATGCATACTATAGACATACCTCCTGACACAGTTACTAAGTAGATGtggtagttgttgttcagtcactcactggtgtctgactttttgtgaccccatggactgcagcactccaggcttccctgtccttcaccatttctcccggtgcttgctcaaactcatgtcatttgagtcagtgatgccatccaatgatcttgtcctctgtcatccccttctcctcctgccctcaatgtttcccaacatcagggtcttttctaatgagtcagctcttcacatcaggtggccaaagaactggaggtTCAACTTCAGAATAagttgttccaatgaatatttaggactgatttcctttaggatggatctccttgcaattcaagagactctcaagagtcttctccaacaccacagttcaaaaacatcaattcttcagtgctcagccttcttaatggttcaactctcacctccatacatgactactggaaaatccatagattgactagacagaactttgtgggcaaagtaatgtctctgctttttaaatggtGCCTAgatttgtcttagcttttcttccaaagagcaagtgtcttttcatttcatggccaCAGACATGATAGACTAAGTTTCAATTTCAATATCATATAGCAGTGATAATCATATAGCTAATAACAGGCTGATCAAACTCCAACGGCCTCTTAAAATCAGAGGAGGACTGCTTTCATTTGAACTGAATTCTTAGTTGTagagagaaataacttcagaagaTATCTTGGGCTTCTTGTCTTGTTAGGCAGATGGTTGTTCAAGCAATTAGTTGGAAAGAATAATGAATTTGTGACTGTATTTGTACAAGTACTTATGTTGAAAGTGTTacagtgaaattgttagtcactgtgtcatgtccgactctttgcaattgcatggactgtagcccgccagtagCCAGTACCACTGTAGCCAGtcgctcctctatccatgggattcaccaggcaagaatactggagtgggttgcgattcccttctcctggggatcttcctgacccagggatcgaatccaagtctcccacattgcaggcggattctataccgtcagagccaccagggaagcccttatgttgAGATAAAAAAAAGCTAAATGGTACATTTTTATACTGCCTGAAGTTAAAATTatggaaatgaataaaatggaATGTGGAAATTCTCAGATTTCAAGTGAAGACTGGAGATACAATAGCAGTGAGAGTCATGTAATATGTATTTGcttgatttaaatatatatatatataatttacatacagacAGACCTGTTTTGAAACATCAAAATAATTGCATggtaagtatatgtatatgtctCTGTCCACAGGAAAGGAAGACTACCAAATATAATTCACTTTCTATTAGCTTAGAATGaaatttagtcgctcagtcgtgtctgactctttgcaatcccatggactgtagccctctagttttctctgtccatggaattctccaagcaagaataccagagtgggttgccattcccttcttcagtagatcttcccgacccaggtgttgaacccaggtctcccacgttggcaggcaaattcttgaccatctcagctaccagggaagcatatcTATTAGTTTagatatgctttatttttatcattcaaTGTATCAGTGTGGGAAGATTTATAACAAAAACCGGCAGCTAAAATCTGTTCAGTTGAGAAGCTCCAAAAATACCTGTCTCACATAGTTGAGATTATTTTTGAGGCAATGCTTTGTTAAAACTCAGaaaaactttctttctttataaaaactGTCTTAGATtgctgcatctattaagataaaTGATAATACAAATATAATAATCTATGGAACTAATCCACATTcatcataaaaacataaaacttgAAACTTGATAAAGAAGCCAAAATCActtaagttttctattttttgctttttcatatatgtattttactGAATAGTTTTGTACGTTTTGGTTAAGgttctttctttgttgttgtttaagatTTGGTGAACTTCTTCCTGTGAAGAAGGAACATCATAGTGTAGGGGTAAAGAGAGACAGtagcagggagagagagaatgttgAGCCTTTTATCGTCTGTGCATCTTTGAACACTAAACCATTTGtttctcagtttgctcatctgaaaAGCAGTGATATTAATAGAACTCATGATGATTTCATGATGTTTTAGGGAGTCTTGAATAAGATGATAAGGCACATAGACCAGAATTTGGCAAAGTGCTtaaactatgctgctgctgctgctgctgctgctgctcagtcgcttcagtcgtgtccgactccatgcgaccccatagacggcagcccaccaggcttcgccatccccaggattctccaggcaagaacactggagtggcttaccGTTTCTgcaatgcatcaaagtgaaaagtgaaagtgaagtcgctcaattgtgtccgaatcttcgcgaccccatggactgcagcctaccaggctcctcctggaaaacccatgggattttccaggcaagagtactggagtgggctgccattgccttctccgtaaacCATGCTAACTATTACATGACTAACTAGTAAATATTcttaataaaacttcatttcaAATGATTACATAATGTCATCATATGAATCTGCTATAATATATTTAGGATTTCCTTACACTTAATTTTGTCACTCCAAATTTTCCTACATAAGGGTATATATTAAGTTATGTCAAATTGTAGAAGTGGAAATAGTGGGGTGCAAGCCAAGAAACTTCTTTTAAATTCTTGTTATAAAGAGCCAGATTGCTAACAAGTAATTTAGAAACCCTTTCCATCCTGTGAAATGTTGAGCTGGAAGTGCCTGTTTATTGTACACTTTATGGAGCTGTCTTATCATTTGAACTTGCTTTGCTTATTTATTAAACATATCAGTGAAAATGTAACagctgttttcatttatattactTATTTTGCTTCATCTAATGAGGTTTTTTTGTAGCTGTTTGTAGATCCTTACATTTCCCATTCtttgttcagaaaatattttcaaatttcttttagaTTTGCTTAATAATTTTGTAAGTGACATTTGACTTTTTAATCTGCAGTTTATATAGGTATATGATGAAGGATGAGCTTTAAGTTCTGTTTCTAAATAGCTGATTTTCTTACTAGTGTTCTTAATCACCTTTCCAAAGTATGtgtttattattactgttactgtATTTATAATTGCTTGAGTATATGCTGTCTTGTAACTCTAGCAGTAGAGAATGTTTCTGCTCCTGTTCTCTAGTTCCACTGGTCAATaaagagtctctgtttccattttttctcaccAAAGTTTTCTTAGGTTTTATCATCAGTTTATTCTTCCTGATGAATTTTTGAATCATCTGCTAACTGTCCAAAAAACCCCACTAGGATATTGTTGTGATTGTATTTAACTCATACATTGATTTGGAAATGCTATCTTTTTGCAGTATTCAGTCTTAACTTCCAGGAATATAGTATCCCATTGACTCACTCAATAGAATTTGTTTGTTATTCCCTAAAAATACCATTTCACACCTTGACTCTCTGCTTATGACTTGCACCATACCTCACAGGGAAAGGGGGAGTAGTTACATAGAACTTCGTCATCTTCCACTACCAACATGACTAGCATAGCTGCACGTAGTGTTTTTATCTTTGGAAGAGCCCATCATATTCTCCAGGACAATCCATATTgatacaaatggcagaatttcactcgtttttaaatggctgagttaTTCTtcattgttaaaatttaaaaagtgcccGTGAGAGACCAAACACTACACTAAGTACTCTTGAACCAAGTTCTCTTACTACTCAAAGAAATAGGTATTGGAATTACCTGCTTCTGCTCCACAGCATCTCTTTACAGAAATATTGCTACAGTTTACACACTTGCTCCAGTAACCCCCATCTTAAAGACCTCTTCTTTGAAGTCATATTCTTCCCTCCAGTTGCTACTCCAATTCTCAGAGCAAATCATCTTACCCGAAACTATGGGTTTAGGACCTAACTGTATGTATAGCTTCAGGTCCTTTCCTACTATTCAGGACACACGCACTGTAGTCAGGTTCCCTTTCACTCCATACCCAGAGCACTGCAGCTGTGCTTGTCAATTAAACAGGTTTGTGATTCATCGTCCGACAAAGAAAATatagtttgtatattttataaaatggtaAAAGTGAACTTTAATTACCCATGATAACCAATGACCATAAAAAGACTTTagagattaaaaattaaactcCATAGAAGATACAACAAATCTTTATAATCTACATGTGTTAGAAAAATTTTGAACAATTTGTAGGAACTTCCAACACTGCTAACTATCCAGAATTCCATTGTTATTAATGTTTTTAGTCTTATACTCAGTGTATGTGTTCCTATATGATTTTCTTTCTAGAATTGCACTCCTTCGTACAGGCATAAAAAATTCTGCTCATTTCCCAaaactccttttttattttctttctttttttgttttcatttattttcactaggtgcaggctaagtactttacaatactgtagtggttttcgtcatacattgacatgaatcagccatggagttacatgtattccccattccgatccccacctcccacttccctctctacctgatccctctgggttttcccagtgcaccaggcccgagcacttgtctcatgcatccaacctgggctggtgatctgtttcactatagataatatacatgtttcgatgctgttctcttgaaacatcacacccttgccttctcccacagagtcgaaaattctgttctgtacatctgtgtctctttttctgttttgcatatagggttatcattaccatctttctaaattccaaatatatgtgttagtatactgtaatggtctttatctttctggcttacttcactctgtataatgggctccagtttcatccatctcattagaacggattcaaatgaattctttttaatggctgagtaatattccatggtgtatatgtaccacagcttctttatccattcatctgctaatgggcatctaggttgcttccatgtcctggctattataaacagtgctgcgatgaacattggggtgcacatgtctctttcagatctggtttcctcagtgtgtatgcccagaagtgggattgctgagtcttatggcagttctatttccagttttttaagaaatctccacactgttctgcatagtggctgtactagtttgcattcccaccaacagtgtaagagggttcccttttctccacaccctctccagcatttattgcttgtagacttttggatagcagccatcctgactggtgtgtaatggtacctcattgtggttttgctttgcatttctctgataatgaatgatgctgaccatcttttcatatgtttgctagccatctgtatgtcttctttggggaaatgtctgtttagttctttggcccattttttgattgggtcatttatttttctggaattgaacttcaggagttgcttgtatatttttgagattaatcctttgtctgtttcctcatttgctattattttctcccaatctgagggctgtcttttcacattgcttgtagtttcctttgttgtgcaaaggcttttaagtttcattaggttccatttgttatttttgcttttatttccaatattctgggaggtgggtcatagaggatcctgttgtgatttatgtcagagagtgttttgcctatgttctcctctaggagttttatagtttctggtcttacatttagatctttaatccattttgagtttatttttgtgtatggtgttagaaagtgtcctagtttcattcttttacaaggggTTGACCAatattcccagcaccacttgttaaagaggttgtcttttttccattgtatatcctttcctcctttgtcgaataaggtgtccataggttcatggatttatctctgggctttctattctgttccattgatctatatttctgtctttgtgccagtaccgtactgtcttgatgactgtggctttgtagtagagactgaaggcaggcaagttgattcctccagttccattcttctttctcaagattactttggctattcgaggttttttgtatttccatacaaattgtgaaattatttgtctagttctgtgaaaaataccgttggtagcttgatggggcttgcattgaatctatagattgctttgggtagaatagccattttgacaatattgattcttccaatccatgaacacggtatatttctccgtttgtgtcctctttgaattctttcatcagtgttttatagttttctatgtataggtcttttgtttctttaggtagatatactcctaagtattttattctttttgttgcagtggtgaatggtattgtttccttaatttctctttctgttttttcattgttagtgtatagaaatgcaagggatttctgtgtgttaattttatatcctgcaactttactatattcattgattagctctagtgattGTCTGGTAGggtctttggggttttctatagaggatcatgtcatctgcaaacagcgagagtttcacttcttattttcctctctggattccttttacttctttttctgctctgattgctgttctAAAATGCTTATTGGAAAGATGTGAGGTTTAAGGGTTGAGGCAATAATTCCCTCATTTTGAATAACAACTTAAAGAGCCTATATTTTGCAATTTAAtagaatgcaaaatgaaaataaatttggaaatgaaaatggttcagtcactatggaagataaTTCCTTAAAAACACACTTACCAAAAAACTGAGCAAGTTCACTGAAAGATATTTAACCACATGAGTAACAGTTTATGTTCACTTGAAAATCTGCACCTGAATGTTTGTAATggctttttacacacacacaaaaaaaatcagaaagaacacACAAATGTCTTTGATGAATAGATAAGCAAGCTATGATATGTCCATACAAATGGACACTACTCAGCAATAAGTGAGAATAGGCTTCTAATAGTCAGCAGAATTTGGATGAATCTAAaatatattatgctaagtgaaaggagcTATACTCAAAGTGTCTGATACCATTCATATGACAtgctgaaaaggcaaaaaaagaaaaacagtagcaATGGTAAACAGATCAGAGAGTTGGCGGGGGACTGGTGGAGGGCAGGATATAATTACCAAAGGACACCAGAGAATTTGGGAGGTTGATACAACTTCTATATCTGCATTTTGGTGGTGGCTGAATACTATATATGGGCTTCTttggtagctcagtggcaaagaatctgccattgcaggagatgtgggtttatctctggatcaagaaaagcccctggagcaggaaatggcaacccactctagtattcttgcttgggaagtcccctgaacagagaaacctggaaagtgcaattcatggggtcccaaaagagtcagacacaacttggtgactgaataacaagtGTACATTTATGAAAACTTGCAGCACTATATACTACAAAAGGTGAATTTAACTGTATGAACACTGTACCttagtaaaactgaaaaaaaaaaaaaggaaaagataattgTAAATAAAAGGATATGATGCTTTTAATATCTTGTTTCTACAACCTTCTTTAAGTACCAATAGAAAAAGTCCCCTGCCATATTGCTTTTTGTCAAGAGTTTAGTGTTATAGTTTTGAAATTCAACTGTATTTATTCTGTCAATTAAACTTGCCAGATCATTTGTTGAGTCAATTACTGTGTTCATCATTGCtccatgtaatatatatataccccTAGGCATCACCTTCCTTCTTGATGAAATTATTATATTCAGGCATCTTTGGTGGTAAAGTCTTAtagttttgtttgtaattttttgtCACTCTCTGCCAATGCTTTGTCTATGCATAACACTCTTGGTGGGGACAGTCATGTTCCCTCAGCACTTCTGAAGGCATTTCTATCTTGTCCTATAACTTCAGTGAAAACTCCACTATCTTCTGTCTTTATCAGTGGGAAATCTGTCTTGTTTCTTTGagagaatttaaaagattttcattaATACTGATATTCTCCATAGTCAGTACTGTctggataactttttttttattgtcccTACTCAATGTTTACGAAGTTGCATACTTTCTCTTCAAGTGTCACTTGTGGCACACAATATAACACCAAACACACGTACGTATGTACAGGACAAAACAGATTGCCAAAGGTCATGGAGGGAAGACTTGGTAATCAGAGACTCCACAGAGCACAGTCATGTTGAATTAAATAGTCCAGGCTAAGAAGATGATAAGTGAGGCcagggagatggaggtgggaagcAACGTCCC
This genomic interval carries:
- the LOC136174851 gene encoding olfactory receptor 2AG2-like, with the protein product MEHWNSTLGSGFILMGILNDSGSPELLCATMTVLYTLALTSNGLLLLAITMDARLHVPMYLLLGQLSLMDLLFTSVVTPKAFMDFLLRENTISFEGCALQMFLALTLGGAEDLLLAFMAYDRYVAICHPLNYMVLMRPRVCWLMVATSWVLASLSALGHTLHTMHFSFCMSQISHLLCEIPPLLKLACADTSRYELIVYVTGVTFLLLPLSAIVSSYTLILLTVLHMPSNEGRQKALVTCSSHLTVVGMFYGAATFMYVLPSSLHSAKQDNIISVFYTIVTPALNPLIYSLRNKEVVGALRRVLGKCIL